From a region of the Sesamum indicum cultivar Zhongzhi No. 13 linkage group LG3, S_indicum_v1.0, whole genome shotgun sequence genome:
- the LOC105159576 gene encoding B-box zinc finger protein 20, translated as MKIQCDVCEKDEASLFCVADEAALCTACDHRVHHANKLAGKHQRFSLHYPSSKQAPLCDICQERRAFLFCQQDRAILCRECDVPIHKANQHTQKHARFLLTGVKLSAIAALYSASQSSAESGSSTLTNNNVCDAASNFKSQESKNKPAPPIGPPMCAPSTAKGTTGQSTQAAGGQESSCARSGNVEMMNEGNLNGSISASSISEYLIEMLPGWHVEDFLDSSSNPSPSPYGFCKSGESDLLQIWDADLASSNMSGFPTEKVGSWVPQMHQTQINQSYQSTEMMGFGTTNGFRQQSKEFTANNVKPSRIRNEDNSFAVPQIRPSSAASKRSRTLW; from the exons ATGAAGATTCAGTGTGATGTATGTGAAAAGGATGAAGCATCACTTTTCTGTGTGGCTGACGAGGCGGCCCTCTGCACCGCCTGCGACCACCGTGTCCACCATGCCAACAAGCTCGCCGGGAAACACCAGCGCTTCTCCCTCCACTACCCCTCATCTAAACAAGCCCCCCTCTGCGACATCTGCCAG GAGAGAAGGGCGTTCTTGTTTTGTCAGCAAGACAGGGCGATTCTGTGCAGAGAGTGTGATGTTCCCATACACAAGGCCAATCAGCATACTCAGAAGCACGCAAGATTTCTGCTAACGGGAGTCAAACTCTCTGCAATTGCTGCGCTTTACTCTGCATCACAGTCCTCGGCGGAATCTGGTTCCTCTACTTTGACTAACAATAATGTTTGCGATGCTGCTTCAAATTTCAAGTCCCAAGAATCAAAGAACAAGCCAGCTCCTCCAATAGGCCCCCCAATGTGTGCACCTTCTACTGCAAAGGGTACAACAGGGCAAAGCACGCAAGCAGCAGGAGGACAAGAATCCTCATGTGCGAGAAGTGGTAATGTTGAGATGATGAATGAAGGGAACTTGAACGGGTCAATCTCAGCGAGTAGCATTTCGGAGTACTTGATAGAAATGTTACCAGGGTGGCATGTTGAGGACTTTCTTGATTCCTCGTCTAATCCTTCTCCTTCTCCCTATGGTTTCTGTAAG AGTGGAGAGAGTGATTTGCTGCAAATCTGGGATGCTGATCTTGCGAGCAGCAATATGAGTGGTTTCCCCACAGAAAAAGTGGGATCTTGGGTCCCTCAGATGCATCAAACACAGATCAATCAGTCATATCAATCTACAGAAATGATGGGTTTTGGGACGACAAATGGATTCCGGCAGCAGTCCAAGGAATTCACCGCCAACAACGTGAAACCTAGCAGAATAAGAAATGAAGACAACTCTTTCGCTGTCCCACAGATCAGGCCGTCTTCAGCTGCCTCCAAGAGATCAAGAACTCTTTGGTAG
- the LOC105159317 gene encoding floral homeotic protein DEFICIENS, which produces MARGKIQIKKIENQTNRQVTYSKRRNGLFKKAHELTVLCDAKVSILMISSTQKLHEYISPTITTKQLFDQYQTAATVDLWNSHYEKMQQHLKKLKEVNRNLRREIRQRMGESLNDLGYGEMVNLIEDMDNSLRLIRDRKYKVIGNQIDTSKKKLRNVEEIHRNLALEFDARQEDPQYGLVENEGDYNSVLGFPNGGPRIIALRLPPNHHPHHHHHPTLHSGGGASDLTTFALLE; this is translated from the exons ATGGCTCGTGGGAAGATCCAGatcaagaaaatagagaaCCAGACCAACAGGCAGGTGACCTACTCCAAGAGAAGAAATGGGCTGTTCAAGAAAGCTCATGAGCTCACTGTTCTTTGTGATGCAAAGGTTTCAATCCTCATGATCTCCAGCACTCAGAAGCTTCACGAATACATCAGCCCCACCATCAC GACAAAGCAGTTGTTTGATCAGTACCAGACGGCTGCCACAGTTGATCTCTGGAACTCCCACTACGAg AAAATGCAACAACACTTGAAGAAACTAAAGGAGGTTAACAGGAATCTGAGGAGGGAGATTAG GCAAAGGATGGGAGAGAGCTTGAACGATCTGGGGTACGGTGAAATGGTTAATCTTATTGAAGACATGGACAACTCTCTGAGGTTGATTCGCGACAGAAag TACAAGGTTATCGGCAACCAGATCGACACGAGCAAGAAGAAG TTAAGGAATGTCGAAGAAATACACAGAAACCTAGCTCTTGAATTT GATGCAAGACAGGAGGATCCACAGTATGGATTAGTCGAAAATGAAGGTGATTACAATTCTGTCCTTGGATTTCCAAATGGAGGGCCACGGATCATTGCCCTCCGCCTCCCTCCCAATCACCACCCTCATCATCACCACCATCCTACGCTTCATAGCGGAGGAGGAGCCTCAGACCTCACCACATTTGCTTTGCTCGAGTAA